The genomic interval GGATCGGCCTGGCCGCAGCGTCCGTCGCCGTCGAGCTGGCGATGCTGGCCGATCGAGCGGTCACGCGGGACTGGGACGTCTATGCGCTGCCGTTCGAGCTGTGCAGCCTCATGATCTGGCTGACGGCGATTATGGTGCTGACCGGCAGCCGCCGCCTGTACGAGGTGACGTTCTTCCTCGGCATCCTCGGCGCGGTTCAGGCGCTGGCGACGCCCGACCTGACGGCTCCGTTTCCGACGTTCGGCTTCGCGCACTTTTTCCTCGGCCACATTCTTATCGTCATCTCGAATCTGTACATGACGATCGTAGAGGGATATCGCCCGACGCTGCGATCCGCCCTGCGCGCTTTCGGCTGGCTTCAGGCGCTTGCGGTGCCCGCAGCGATCGCAGACCTCCTGGCCGGGACCAACTTCATGTTCCTCGCCCGCAAGCCGCCTTCGGCTTCTCTGCTTGACCTGCTCGGTCCGTGGCCGTGGTACTTGCTTGAGCTGGAAGGCGTCGCTCTTGCGCTTTGCCTGCTGCTGCTCGGCCTCGTCAAGCTGGCCGATCGCCTTTTTCCGAAGCGTATTCAATCCCCCAAGGAGGGTTCACCGTCATGATCGACCATCTGCGCAAGCATTGGACATCCCTGCTCGGCGTCGCGCTCGTATTGACCGCCTTTATCACGCTGTTTCGTTATACGGTCGACCGCGGCTGGATCACCGATCCGATGAAAATCGGCGTCGGGCTGCTGGCCGGCATCGGCTTTGCCTTGGCGGGCGCGCGTCTTGCGACGAAGCCCAGAGGGGCTATAGCGGGCGAAATCGGGATTGGCCTCGGGGCCTGCATCCTGTACGCCACGTTCGCTTTTGCCGGCATCGCCTACGCGCTGTGGGCGCCGATGACCGTACTTCTCGGCATGATCGCCGTCACCGCATTAGCCGTGGCTTACGCCTGGCGGTTCAACTCCCGCCTGCTCATGCATATCGCGCTAGCCGGCGGCCTGCTGTCGCCGATGCTGATGCTGCCAGAGACCGACCAAGTCTTCGCGCTGTTCCTTTACCTGCTTGTCTTGAACGCGGCCTTTTTCTCGATCAGCATCGCGAAGGGCTGGAGCGAGCTTAGGCCGGTCGCCTTTGCCGGCACCTGGGCGCTCTACGCCATCTACTTCTTCTGGTTCGACCCGTCGTTGGACGGCTGGCAGAACATGCCGATCCGGTATGCGCTGGCGGCGTTCCTGTTCTATCATCTGGGGTGCCTGATCGCGAGCGTTCGTCTTGGCCGGTGCTTCGACGGGTTAAACATGTATCTGAGTCTTGCAAACGGGATCCTGTTCGGCGTATGGGCGCTCATCATCTTGAAGGGCGAGCTGGACAGCGGCTATACGTTGATTTTTATCGGCCTGCTATTCCTCTCGGCCGCCGCCTTCGTGCTTCGGCAATCGGGACGCACGCTCGCCTACGCGCTGAGTCACGGCCTGATCGGCGCCTTGCTGACGCTGATCGCCCTCAACCAGCTTGGCAGCGGACTTGAAGTGAAGCCATTGCTGAACGTTTACCTGTGGGCGGGCGTTGCGATCGTTCTCGCCGCTGTCGGACGCATGCGCAAGCGGAAGCATTGGCTGCCGGAGATGCTGTCCATGACGATCTGGTTCATCGTCGACGTATACTGGTTCTCTACGACCTGGGAAACGCCGCGCGGCGACTGGTTCGACGTCTATGTCCCCTTTCTGAACTGGGGAGCGATTTCCTGGATGTTGCTGGCTGCGCTAGGCTTCTATTTCGCGACGAGCAGGCAGGCTGTGGGATTGGACGGCTCGGACCGCAAGCTGGTATCGAACGCCTTCGCGCTTGGCGCCCACCTTGTCATCGGCGGCCTGTTGACCGTTCAAATTTCGGGACTGTTCGAAGCATACGACTGGGGAAGCGGAGAAACGACGCTGCTGCGGCTTGCCTTGTCGCTCGCATGGGGGGCCTACGCGCTGCTGCTGTTCCTGTGGGGGGCATACCGCCGCGAGCCGCTGTTCCGCTGGTTCGGCTCCGCTGTCCTCGTTGTGGTGGCGCTCAAAGCGATGATTCTTGATCTTCAGGGAGAGGAGACCTTGCTCAAGGTCGTCGTGCTGCTCGGGCTGGGCGGCATCTCTTTCCTGATCACTTGGGTGAACGGAAGATGGGCGCCGCAAGCGGAAAAGGCTGTAAACGGTAGATAATCGGGCCATTCTTTTATAAAACGGGCGTTCTCTCCGCAAGAAGAGACGCCCGTTTTTCATTCTCAACGCAAGTACTGTTCTTCGATAATCCGCAGATGGTGCAGCTCGTGCCCGCTATTGATACAGGCCAGCGCCCGCACGCTGACGGGATTGTCGTTCGCGTTGCCGATCCGCGTCCAGTCCTCGGCACGCAGCCCGCGCAGCAGCGCCAGCGTCGCCTCCCGGACCGTCTTATAATCTTCGGAGAGTTGCGACAAGCTCCAGCTCTCGAACGGTCCGTTCGGCACGAGCTCGTCCTGCTCGTAACCGGGCAGATTCGTCTTGTCGCCGCGGGCGATGCGGAGCAGCCGGTAGCTCTGTATGCGCTCGTTGTCGCTGATGTGGCCGAAAACCTGCTTAAGCGACCACTTGCCCGGCGCGTACCGATAATCGGCTTGTTCCTCCGTCAATCCCGCGATCATGCGGAGCGTGCGCGCTTTTTGCGCCTCAAGGATGTCGATCAGATCGCCATCGGGGACAAGCGACACGTACTGCCCTTGGTAGGGCGTGTATTCGTTTGAATCCGGACGTTCTCGCATGTACGTAACGCCTCCTCGGATATGGGATGAGTTGATCGTAGTACCGGCAGGCGGGCATGTCAACCTGGTATAGCGGTAACGATTTGCCGTGCTTGTTATAAAAACTGGCGCGGTTGGACATTTTATATTTGCCCGGAACGCACTGGCTTTCAAGCGCGGCTTGAGAGTTAGCGCTTTCCCGCCGATTGTGACAAAGTTGTTACGGCGGCAAATTCGGACTTGCAACAAGGGTGCCTTATGGCTAACATAGAGGATACTGGGAAAGTTATGAGATAAGGGAGGACAACCCATGTTTCTCGCGGAAAATGCGGCTGAATCCGCAAGTACGTTCGCGGTATTCGACATTTTCATGGTTATCATCACGGTTCTGATCGTAGCAGGGCTCGTTCGCCTGGTGAGGCAGCGCCCGAACAAGAACATTTTTGCCATCGGATTCACGGCGGTTTCCTTGATCATTTTCCTGATCGCGGACGTGAAGATGGTCAGCGGCTGGTAAGCGAACCCGGCTGCAATCCAACCCATAACTAAGACAAGAGAGCCGGCGTGCGCGTCCGGTTCTCTTTTTTTGCATATTCGACACTGTTCGACATAATCTCCGATATCGTATCCATACGGATTCTGATATGGTAAAAAGGGCTTAATTTACTAACGAGAGGCAGTTGGGGTGCGGGTTGTTTAAAAAGATAAACGGCAAAGCGGCGATCGGTGCCGCATTTTTTTCGTTCGGGCTGCTGATGGCCGGTTCGGCGACGGCGGCAGCGCCAACGTCCGGCGCTGTCAGCCTGCCGGTCAAGGTCATCAACGGCGAGGCCTATGTCAAGGCAACGTCCTTAACCGCCGCGCTAGGCGGCACCGGGACTTACGACAAGGCGAGCCAGACTTACAAGTACGCGCCTGCGGACGTGCCGTCCGTCATCAAGCAGGTGGCGCCGAGCGTCGTCGCGATCATCGGCAAGCCCGACGCGAATGGCGGACGCTTCGCGCTTGCGCATGGGACGGGCGTCATCATCAAGGCGGACGGGCTGATCGTGACCAACGCGCACGTCGTGCAGGACATGACGCGGATCGTCGTCGTAACTGCGGACGGCAAGGAGTATGAAGGCACGCGCAAGCAGATCGACGCGACCAGCGATCTGGCGCTCGTGCAGATCAAGGCCAGCGGTCTGAAGCCTGCGAAGTTCGCGGCTTCTCCGCTTAAGGTTACGGTCGGCGAGCCGGCGATCGCGATCGGCACCCCGGTGTCGTTCTCGCTTCGCAACACGGCCACGGTCGGCGTCATCAGCGGGCTGAACCGGTCCATCTCCGACGACTACAACCTGCTGCAGACGGATGCGGCCATCAATCCGGGCAACAGCGGCGGTCCGCTCGTGAACATGAAGGGCGAGGTCGTCGGGATCAACTCCATGAAGTTCGTCGACGTCGACATCGACAGCATGGGCTTCGCCATTCCGGCGGATACGGTGCAGTACGTACTGAACCAGTTCGCCAAGTACGGCAAAGTCATGCGTCCTTCGCTCGGCCTGGAGCTCGAAGAGAGCTGGTCCGCCGTCGTCGGCCTGCCGACCGAGGAGCCGATGACCGTCACGGCGGTCGTATCCGCCGAGGCGCAGGCCGCAGGATTCAAGGTCGGCGACCAGATCTACGCGGTCGGGGGCAAACAGATCGCCACGCTCGTCGAACTGAGCGAGCTGCTCAAGTCTTATTTGCCGGGCGGCAAGATCGCCGTCACGGTACTGGCGGACGGAGACCTCGTGTCTCGCCAAGTCGTGTTATCCAAGAGCTTGTCTCAATAAAAAGGAGCTTAGATTAACCCATGTCTAATTCGAGAATCATGTTTCATCCTAAAATGTTGTTGTCATTCCTGCTCGTCCTGGCGCTTGCCATCTCCTCCGGAACGGCAGCTTTCGCAGCTACTAGCGCTGCAGCGACTACGACGCAAGTGGTCATCAAGCTGAAGCTCGGCAGCGGGCAGATGACGGTGGACGGCGTCGCTTCGACCGTGCAGCCGCCGTTCCAGCAAAAAGGCGTCACCTTCATTCCGCTGAGCGTGCTCACCAAAGGAATCGGCGTGCAGCTGCAGCTGACCGACAATAAAAAGATGACGCTGACGCACAGCGCCAGCCTGAAGGTCGTCATGGCGACGGGCAGCAAGACCGCATACGTCAACGGCGTTCAGAAGACGCTGCCGGCAGCGCCGGTTGCCGTCAAGGGCGTCATGATGGTGCCGTTGCGCGCAGCCGAGCTGCTCGGCGCCAAGATTACGTTCACGGCGTCGACCAAGGAGATCGCAATCAAGGGACCGCGCGCCGCCGCCGCGGGCGGCAAGGGAACGATCGACACCGACGCAGGCAAGTCCAAGATCGGCGACAGCTACTTCAAGTGGTCGATGAACTACCCGACGGGGCTGGCGCAGAACTATCAGTCGGGCACCGGCGATTTCATTTCCTTCCAGGACGTGAAGAAAAACTATTATTTGTCCATCTCCGTCGAAGAAGCGAAGGATCCGCTTACCGCGAAGGAGCAACGGGACTACCTCGAAGGTTACGTCGACGACGAGACGGTGCTGAACGTCAAGGAAATCGCGCTGCCGTCGGGCAAATTCCAGACGATGGTGACCAAAAGTTCGGACGGCTTTTACTACGAATACAGAGCCATTCAAGCGAACGACCGATTCTACGTCCTCATGTTCGGCAAGTCGGCGAAGGCCGCTTCCGAGCTGACGGCCAACAAGCCGCTGCTGGACAGCTTTGCGCCGCAGTTCGATGCCAAAAACGCAGCGCTGAAGGATCTGAGCAAGGTCAAAGACGGTGTCGTCACTTACAAGGACGCAGACTATGGGCTCACGATCCAGCTTCCGCCGGAGTGGGAAGAAGGCTACGAGGACGGGATCAGCTACTATAACGGCGACGCTTCGATTACGTTCGATATTACGTCGCTTAAGGCCGGAGATACGCTGGAGGCTTGGGTGGAACGGCAAAAAGCGGCGGCGGACGAAGTGATCGCGGACGCGTACAAAGAGCCTATGGTCGCGACGGATATCGTATGGAACGGACTGCCCGCCAAGCTGGTGAAGCTCGCCTTTACCGACGACGGGACGACCTGGTACGAGAGCTACAGGATCTTTGCGGTCAAGGGTTCGTATAAATACGATACGCAGTTGGACTTTGAACGAGGCGCTACGGAGCTCGACGCTGCCGACATATTAAGCAAGCTGCAGAACAACATGAAGGTCGACTTCGCGAAGGTTGAGAAAACATTCGGCCAGGTGCCGGACAGCGAAGACGACATCGACCAGCATAAGACCGTCGTCAAGACGAGCAAGAAATACGGCTACAGCATTACCGTACCCGAAGACTGGACCGTTAGCGGCATCGATATGGACCGGGACTCGGTCATATTCACCGGCGTCGGCGTCGGCTTCACGGTTGCCGTCGAAAAGGGAACGTCGCTCGAAGGGTACCCGGAAATGCTGGAGAAATCGGTAACCGGCACCGGCTTCTGGAAGTTGGATAGCCGTACGAACGAAACGCTTGCAGGCGAATCTGCCGTCAAGTTGGCTTTTGTGCCTAACGTAACCACCAAGGCAGGGGGCAAGTTCGTCCTGTATGTGATGGAAAAGAACGATACGATTTATGTCGTTCAGACCGTCATCAGCGATTCCAACGCTACGACGTTCAACTTGAAGCAAATTGATGATGCATTGAAGTCTTTCAAGTTCAACGGCTGATATCGCGATACGAGAGAGGCGGCCGCTCCTTTTGGGGAGCGGGCCGCCTTTTTGCGCGCCAGCCGCCATTTTCCTTTGGTCCCCGCGTCTTGCTTTGCTATACTAATAGAGAGATCGCCGCCTCGAGGCGGCATGGAGGTTAAGCATACATGAGCAATCAAGCCGCAGTGCGGCGTGAAGATATAGAGCTGTTGGCTCCCGCCGGAGACTGGGAATGCATGCGGGCGGCCGTCGCGAACGGCGCGGACGCGATTTTTTTCGGCGTGGAAAAATTCAATGCGCGGGCGCGCGCGAACAACTTCAAGATGGACGAGCTGCCGGAGATCATGGCGTTCCTTCACAGATACGGCGTCAAAGGCTTCCTCACCTTTAACATCCTCGTGTTCGAGGACGAGCTGCGCAATGCGCAGGAGCTCGTTGAGGCTTGCATCAACGCGGGCGTGGACGCGGTTATCGTGCAGGATCTCGGCCTCGTGAAGCTGATCCGCGAGATCTCGCCCGACTTTCCGATTCACGGCTCGACGCAGATGACGATCACCTCGCCGGAGGCGGTCGAGTTCACGAAGCCGTTCGGCATGGAGCGGGTCGTTCTCGGACGCGAGAACAACCTCAAGCAGATCGCCAAGATCGGCGAGCAGGCGAAGCTGCCGATGGAGGTGTTCGTGCACGGCGCGTTGTGCGTTTCATATTCGGGACAATGTCTGACGAGCGAGATGTGGGGCGGACGCTCCGCGAATCGCGGCGAATGCGCGCAGGCCTGCCGCTTGCCTTACGACCTGATGGTCGACGGCGAGCACAAGCCGATGGGCAACATCGCTTATTTGCTGTCGCCCAAGGACCTGGCGGCGATCGATATTATGCCCGAGCTGATCGAGGCTGGCGTCACGTCGTTCAAGATCGAGGGACGGCTCAAGAGTCCGGAATATGTGGCCAACGTCGTGAGCAAGTACCGCAGCGCCATCGACAAATACTTCGCCGGGCAGGACGCGAGGCCTTCCGCGGAGGAGGTCCGCGAGCTGCAGCAGAGCTTCTCGCGCGGCTTTACGCATGGTTTCCTCGATGGTACGAACAACAAGCAGCTAGTCGAGGGCACATTCCCGAAAAGCCGGGGCGTGTATCTCGGCCGCGTGGAGCGGCTCACACGCGACAGCGTCGTCTGCCTGATCGAAGCGCCGCTCAAGCGCGGCGACGGTCTGGTGTTCGACGCCGGCGACCCGACCAAGAAGGAAGAGGGCGGACGCGTGTATGATCTGCGCCGCGGCAAGGTCAAGATCGAAGGCGAGGTGGCGCAGGGCGGCGAGATCGAGATCGTCATGGGCCGCAACGACGTCGACCTGACCAAGCTCCATGTCGGCGACCGCATCTGGAAGACGAGCGACCCGGCGCTCGACCGCCGTCTGCGCACGACCTTCGAGACGGACAAGCCGTATCGCACGTTCCCGGTGTCCGTCACCGTGTCCGGTCGCGAAGGCGAGCCGCTCCGCACGATCTGGACCGACGCGCAGAAAAATACGACCGTCGTCGTGCAGTCCGACATGCCGCTCGAGCGCGCGATGAACCGGCCGCTCGGCCGTGAAGTGCTCGAGGAGCAGCTCGGCCGTCTCGGGGGCTCGCTGTATCATCTCGGCGAGCTGACCGTGTCGCTCGAGGGCGACGTCATCGTGCCCAAGAGCGAGCTGAACCGCATCCGCCGCGAAGCGGTGCTGCAGCTCGAGCCGCTGCGCGACCGTCCGCCGGTCTACGTCAAGCGCGACGTCGACGCCTACGGAGATGCGCCGCATCCGGCGCCGTCCGTGCTCGAGACCGGCGGCGGCCGGCTGACCGTCCTCTGCCGGACGCTTGAGCAGGTGCAAGCGTCCGTGGAGACGGATGCCGCGATGATTTACGCGGACTTCGAGTTTATCAAGCAATTCCCTGACGCCATCGCGGTCTGCCGCGCGGCGGGCAAGCCGATCGCTCTTGCGACGCCGCGCATCCACATGCCCGGAGAGAACGGTTATCACCGCAACATCCTGAAGCTTGCGCCGGACGCGGTGCTCGTGCGCAATACGGGGGCGCTCTATTTTTACCTGAAGGAACGGATGGAAAATCCGGGCGCCAAGCACCCGACGCTTATCGGGGACTTCTCGCTTAACGTGGCGAACCACAAGACGGTCGAGCTGTTCCGCGAGGCGGGCCTCGATTGGGTGACGCCTTCGTACGACCTGAACGTCCAGCAGATGGTGGACATGCTGCGCTTGTCGGATACGTCGCGGCTCGAGCTCGTCATTCATCAGCATTTGCCGATGTTCCACACGGAGCACTGCGTCTATTGCACGTTTATGAGCGAAGGCACGAACTTCACCAACTGCGGACGTCCCTGCGAGGAGTCCCGCGCTTCGCTGCGCGACCGGATCGGATTTTCGCACCCGGTGCGGGTCGACGAGGGCTGCCGCAACACGGTTTACAACGCGATCGAGCAGTCGGGCGCGGAGTACTTGACGACCTTCCAGGAGCTGGGCGTGCCGTCGTACCGGGTCGAATTCCTCGAGGAGGACGCGGCCAAAGTACGCGAGGTGCTGTCGCTGTACCGCGCGGCCATGCAGGGCCGGATCGGCGGCACCGAGGTGTGGAAGAAGTTGAAGGCGATCAACCAGCTCGGCGTAACGCGCGGACAGCTGGTCAAGTAAGCAGTCAGGCGTCTGCCGGCGAAATAGGGCAAGCCGCTTTATCCTTCGGGATGAAGCGGCTTTTTTGCGATGTGGCGGCTATGGAGCGGTAAGATGAGAATCATCGAGCACGCCGGTTTGGAAGTTCGAACTGTTAGCGCAGGATGAATTTTACATTCTGTTAACCTTAAGCGCATTCTGACTTGCGGTCCCGTTGATACAATGAACGGACGACAACGGAATCCTAGGAGGGAACGTTCATGAAAATCGCGGTTGTGGGAGCAGGTATTGTCGGATTGACGACGGCGGCCGGATTTGCGGATTTGGGACACCAGGTATATTGCAGCGATACGGACGGCGATAAAATAGAGCGAATTGAAAACGGCGTGCTGCCTTATTTGGAGCCGGGGCTCGCGGAATTGGTGAAGCGGGGACAGGAAGGAGGGCGGCTCGCATTCGGTGTCGGCGCGTCGACGGCGATCGGCGAAGCCGAGATCGTAATCCTTGCCGTCGGAACGCCCGCGACGGACGACGGGGAGATTCTGCTGGCCCAGCTGTGGGAAGCTGCGGATATGCTCTGGCCTCGGGCGGACGGCATGCGCAGGTTGATCGCCGTGAAAAGCACGGTGCCCGTCGGCACCGCCGAGCGGCTGGAGGCGCGAATTCGCGCGCGGCTGCCTGCGGAGGGCGGCGTCGATGTCGTGTCCGTGCCTGAATTTTTGCGGGAGGGCTTCGCCGTGCGGGATTTCTTCGAGCCTTCGCGCGTCGTCATCGGTTCGGCTACGCATGAAGCCGCCGAGTTGATGGACCGGTTGTACAGAAGATTGTCCGCGACCGTCGTTCACACGGACAGGCGGAGCGCGGAGCTTGCCAAGCTCGCCTCCAATGCGGCGCTGGCGATCAAGATTTCCTACGCCAACGAGATGGCGGCCCTGTCGGAGCAGACCGGCGCCGATTACCCGGATATCGCTCGCATTCTCGGGCTGGATCCGCGCATCGGTCCGCACTTCCTGGGCGCGGGCCTTGGCTTCGGCGGCTCCTGCCTGCCCAAGGACACGCGAGCGCTCGTGCGGCTTGCGAGCGAGGCCGGCGCGCCGCAGACGGTCGCTTCCGCCGCCATCCGCGCCAACGCCGTACTGCCGCAGCGTATGGCGCGCAAGCTGGAAGCGGCGCTCAGCGGCTTGTCGCGTCGTCGCGTCGCGCTGCTCGGGCTGGCCTTCAAGCCAGGCACGGCAGATCTGCGCGAAGCCCCTTCGCTGCGCCTGATCGCAGAGCTTAAGAAGCGATATCCGGGGATCTCCCTGGCCGCTTATGATCCGGCGGTCGACATCGCGATGAAGCGGCAGCTGCCTGCGGGCGTCGGGCTGTACGGCTCCGCCGAAGAGGCGCTGCGCGGCGCGGACGCCGCGATCGTCGTGACGGAATGGCCCGAGATCCGCAAAATATCGGCAGAAGACTACAAAAGCTGGATGAGCAGGCCTATAATATTAGATGGACGCAACTGCCTGGACGCACACGCGCTGAACGCGCAAGGCATGGTGTGCATCGGGGTCGGGCGTCTGCCGGCCGCGCCGCAGGGAATACCGGCGTATCAAGGACGGCACGCATAATATAGAGAGGATGCCTGTCTCATGAAAGTCCGCAAGGCCATTATCCCCGCAGCGGGACTCGGCACACGCTTTCTCCCCGCGACGAAGGCGATGCCCAAAGAGATGCTGCCGATTATCGACAAGCCCGGTATTCAATATATTGTCGAAGAGGCCGTCGCCTCGGGAATCGAGGATATTATCATCGTGACCGGCAAGGGCAAGCGGGCCATCGAGGACCACTTTGACAGCTACTACGAGCTCGAGGAGAACCTGCGTCAGAAGGGCAAGCTGGAATTGCTCTCCGAGGTTCAGCACGCTTCCGAGCTGATCGATATTCACTACATTCGGCAAAAAGAAGCCAAGGGTCTCGGCCATGCGATCTGGTGCGCCCGCAACTTCATCGGCGACGAGCCGTTCGCCGTGCTGCTCGGGGACGATATCGTCCGCTCCGAGACGCCGTGCTTGAAGCAGATGATGGACGTGTACGATAAGGTGCAGAGCAGCGTGCTGGCCGTTAAGCGCGTGCCGGACGAGGAAATCTCCCGCTACGGGGTCGTGGATCCGGCGGAAGGCGCCGACCTGAGCCAGGATATCGTTCCTGTGCGGGGCGTGGTCGAAAAGCCGGCTGCGGATCGCGCGCCTTCCAATATCGCGATTATGGGCCGTTATATATTGACGCCGGCTATCTTTGGCCTGCTTGAGACGCAGGACACCGGCGCGGGCGGCGAGATCCAGCTGACGGACGCCATCTTCCGCCTGCTGCAGCAGGAAGAGGTTTACGCCTACGCCTTCGAAGGCGATCGCTACGACACAGGCGAGAAGCTGGGGTATTTAAAGACGATCGTCGACTTCGCGCTCCAGCGTCCGGATCTGGGCGATGCGTTCAAGGCTTATCTGGAGAGCAAGCTGCGTGGATAATTAAATGAATAGAGTTAATCCGCGTGAAGCACACGCCGCTGTTCCTTCGGGAATCGCGGCTTTTTGATTTCGTTTTAACCTTTTTCGGAAGGGGAATCCGCATGGCAAGGAATAACAATTGCACAGCTGCGAAGATCGTCGGAGCCCGACATTTTGCTGCCGGTTTTCGGCTCGCTCGACGACTTTCATTTGGAATACGAGCTCATCGGAGTAAACGGGGGTAAGCTCTAGGCCGACGTCTACAGCCGCTAGGCTTGGTTTTCGAATGCGAGGGATATTGCGGCGCCAAAGGCGCGAGTTGTGCGGCGGCATCGCATAACTTCAGTGGCCTGGGGCGTCGGAATCGCGGTTGCAGCTGCGGCTGGAGCGACTCCAGTATTTTGCGTGTTGAAATCCCCGCCGTTCGCCTTCCCCCGTGACTCGATTTCCTGTAGACTAGGGGTAAACGCCGTGGAGGAACGCATGATCGCATTTTCGGATATGTATGCCGCGTGGCGGCACGTATTCAAGCTAGACCCGGACCGCGAGATTTCCGAAGAGGCGCTGGAGCGGGTCTGCTTGTCCGGCACGGACGGCATCCTGGTCGGCGGCTCGAGCGGCATTACCTATGACAATACGGTGGAACTCTTGGCTCGGATTCGCCGCTTCGAGGTGCCATGCGCGCTGGAGCTGACCGGCGCCGATAGCGCGGTGCCGGGCTTCGACGGTTATTTCGTGCCGATGGTACTCAACGCGAAGCGCACGGAATGGCTGGTCGGCAGGCAGGTCAAGGCGCTGGCCGAGTACGGCGCGTTCATGCCTTGGGAACTCACGGCAGCGCAGGCTTACCTGATCCTGAACGGCGAGTGCACTGCGGCGAAAGTGACCGAGGCGCGGACGGAACTTTCGACAGACGAGGTGCTGGCGTACAGTCAGCTGGCCGACCGACTCTGGCGCGTCCCCGTGCTGTACCTGGAGTACAGCGGCGCGTTCGGGGATATGGAGCTGGTCCGCAAAGTTCGGGAGCATCTGACGCAAGCCAGGCTGTTCTACGGTGGCGGCATTGCCACGCCGGAGCAGGCCAGGGCCGCCGCGGAGTCGGCGCATACGGTTGTCGTGGGCAATGTCATTTACAGCGATCTGCATGCCGCGCTTGAAACGGTCGACGCCGCGAAGCGCGCGATCGGCGCGGAGGGCACGGCCCGAGACGGCGTGCGCAGCGAGGCGAATAGACGCCTCCCATAAGCTACAAGCAAAGGAGCGTTATCATCATGTTTTTTGAACCGGCACAACCGTCGTCCTCGTCCGGAACGGCGTTTAATATCGACGAAGCCGTGAACCGGCTGAATCCCAAGCAACGCGAGGCGGCAGTCGCCACAGACGGACCGCTGCTCATCATGGCCGGCGCGGGGAGCGGCAAGACGCGCGTGCTCACGCACCGCATCGCTTACCTGATCGCCAAGCGCATCGCGGCGCCGTGGAGCATTCTCGCAATTACCTTTACCAACAAGGCGGCGCGCGAGATGCAGGACCGCGTCTCCAAGCTTATCGGCGCAAGCGGACGCGACGTTTGGGTGAGCACGTTTCACTCGATGAGCGTGCGGATTTTGCGGCGGGACATCGAGCGGATCGGCTTCGGCTCCAACTTCAGCATTCTGGACTCGGCGGATCAATTGTCCGTCATCCGGGGCGTCATGAAGGAGCAGAATATCGACACCAAGAAGTTCGAGCCCAAAGCGGTGCAGGCGATGATCAGCGGCGCAAAAAACGAACTGCTGTCGCCGGAGCAATACGAAGCGCGTGCGGGCGATTATTTCCAGACGATCGCCGCCAAGGTGTACACGCAGTATCAGCGCCGCCTGAAGGCGAACAATTCGCTCGACTTCGACGATCTCATTTTGCTCACCATCCAGCTGTTCCGCGAAGTGCCTGAAGTGCTTGAGTTTTACCAGAACAAATTCCGTTATATCCATGTAGACGAGTACCAGGATA from Cohnella hashimotonis carries:
- a CDS encoding YwaF family protein encodes the protein MTFEPYGTSHWAALGLLALLVAIVCAWRRRLRGSKRVRIGLAAASVAVELAMLADRAVTRDWDVYALPFELCSLMIWLTAIMVLTGSRRLYEVTFFLGILGAVQALATPDLTAPFPTFGFAHFFLGHILIVISNLYMTIVEGYRPTLRSALRAFGWLQALAVPAAIADLLAGTNFMFLARKPPSASLLDLLGPWPWYLLELEGVALALCLLLLGLVKLADRLFPKRIQSPKEGSPS
- a CDS encoding DUF2339 domain-containing protein; its protein translation is MIDHLRKHWTSLLGVALVLTAFITLFRYTVDRGWITDPMKIGVGLLAGIGFALAGARLATKPRGAIAGEIGIGLGACILYATFAFAGIAYALWAPMTVLLGMIAVTALAVAYAWRFNSRLLMHIALAGGLLSPMLMLPETDQVFALFLYLLVLNAAFFSISIAKGWSELRPVAFAGTWALYAIYFFWFDPSLDGWQNMPIRYALAAFLFYHLGCLIASVRLGRCFDGLNMYLSLANGILFGVWALIILKGELDSGYTLIFIGLLFLSAAAFVLRQSGRTLAYALSHGLIGALLTLIALNQLGSGLEVKPLLNVYLWAGVAIVLAAVGRMRKRKHWLPEMLSMTIWFIVDVYWFSTTWETPRGDWFDVYVPFLNWGAISWMLLAALGFYFATSRQAVGLDGSDRKLVSNAFALGAHLVIGGLLTVQISGLFEAYDWGSGETTLLRLALSLAWGAYALLLFLWGAYRREPLFRWFGSAVLVVVALKAMILDLQGEETLLKVVVLLGLGGISFLITWVNGRWAPQAEKAVNGR
- a CDS encoding DinB family protein, with amino-acid sequence MRERPDSNEYTPYQGQYVSLVPDGDLIDILEAQKARTLRMIAGLTEEQADYRYAPGKWSLKQVFGHISDNERIQSYRLLRIARGDKTNLPGYEQDELVPNGPFESWSLSQLSEDYKTVREATLALLRGLRAEDWTRIGNANDNPVSVRALACINSGHELHHLRIIEEQYLR
- a CDS encoding S1C family serine protease, with the protein product MFKKINGKAAIGAAFFSFGLLMAGSATAAAPTSGAVSLPVKVINGEAYVKATSLTAALGGTGTYDKASQTYKYAPADVPSVIKQVAPSVVAIIGKPDANGGRFALAHGTGVIIKADGLIVTNAHVVQDMTRIVVVTADGKEYEGTRKQIDATSDLALVQIKASGLKPAKFAASPLKVTVGEPAIAIGTPVSFSLRNTATVGVISGLNRSISDDYNLLQTDAAINPGNSGGPLVNMKGEVVGINSMKFVDVDIDSMGFAIPADTVQYVLNQFAKYGKVMRPSLGLELEESWSAVVGLPTEEPMTVTAVVSAEAQAAGFKVGDQIYAVGGKQIATLVELSELLKSYLPGGKIAVTVLADGDLVSRQVVLSKSLSQ
- a CDS encoding stalk domain-containing protein, which encodes MSNSRIMFHPKMLLSFLLVLALAISSGTAAFAATSAAATTTQVVIKLKLGSGQMTVDGVASTVQPPFQQKGVTFIPLSVLTKGIGVQLQLTDNKKMTLTHSASLKVVMATGSKTAYVNGVQKTLPAAPVAVKGVMMVPLRAAELLGAKITFTASTKEIAIKGPRAAAAGGKGTIDTDAGKSKIGDSYFKWSMNYPTGLAQNYQSGTGDFISFQDVKKNYYLSISVEEAKDPLTAKEQRDYLEGYVDDETVLNVKEIALPSGKFQTMVTKSSDGFYYEYRAIQANDRFYVLMFGKSAKAASELTANKPLLDSFAPQFDAKNAALKDLSKVKDGVVTYKDADYGLTIQLPPEWEEGYEDGISYYNGDASITFDITSLKAGDTLEAWVERQKAAADEVIADAYKEPMVATDIVWNGLPAKLVKLAFTDDGTTWYESYRIFAVKGSYKYDTQLDFERGATELDAADILSKLQNNMKVDFAKVEKTFGQVPDSEDDIDQHKTVVKTSKKYGYSITVPEDWTVSGIDMDRDSVIFTGVGVGFTVAVEKGTSLEGYPEMLEKSVTGTGFWKLDSRTNETLAGESAVKLAFVPNVTTKAGGKFVLYVMEKNDTIYVVQTVISDSNATTFNLKQIDDALKSFKFNG